A region of Pyxidicoccus parkwaysis DNA encodes the following proteins:
- a CDS encoding DUF2760 domain-containing protein, with amino-acid sequence MTDSSASLSFFARLWLAWLCFWRCLVSREFAQAVLPASRAYDSGQLAQLPAGGAAAAPKEPPKPVEVKPAAPPPAPPPEREHASALSLLGMLQREGRLVDFLQENVAAFSDAEVGAAARIIHEGCRKVVNQYLTLQPVLPQSEGDKVTVPAGFDAQRTRLTGNVAGQPPYNGTLRHHGWVTTDVKFPSVSPAMDPRVLAPAEVELG; translated from the coding sequence ATGACCGACTCGTCCGCCTCCCTGTCGTTCTTCGCCCGCCTCTGGCTCGCCTGGCTGTGCTTCTGGCGCTGCCTCGTGTCCCGCGAGTTCGCCCAGGCCGTGCTGCCGGCCAGCCGGGCCTATGACTCGGGCCAGCTCGCCCAGCTTCCCGCCGGTGGAGCGGCCGCCGCCCCCAAGGAGCCGCCGAAGCCCGTGGAGGTGAAGCCCGCCGCGCCGCCCCCCGCCCCGCCGCCCGAGCGCGAGCACGCCAGCGCCCTGTCCCTGTTGGGCATGCTCCAGCGCGAGGGCCGCCTCGTGGACTTCCTCCAGGAGAACGTGGCCGCCTTCTCGGACGCCGAGGTGGGTGCCGCCGCGCGCATCATCCACGAGGGCTGCCGCAAGGTGGTGAACCAGTACCTCACCCTCCAGCCGGTGCTGCCGCAGTCGGAAGGCGACAAGGTGACAGTGCCCGCCGGCTTCGACGCCCAGCGCACCCGCCTCACCGGCAACGTGGCGGGCCAGCCTCCCTATAACGGAACGCTGCGCCACCACGGCTGGGTGACGACGGACGTGAAGTTCCCCTCCGTGAGCCCGGCCATGGACCCGCGCGTGCTGGCACCCGCGGAAGTCGAGCTCGGCTGA